In Streptomyces sp. SLBN-118, the following are encoded in one genomic region:
- a CDS encoding MarR family winged helix-turn-helix transcriptional regulator: MSAASEGSTPGFLVWRLSMKWRVAVDRAVAPLGLTHAQYSLVASLYGMQRSGLRPSQRQLADHTGLEPLYVSKLARTLEAAGLVERLPDPSDTRAVQLSLSDQGRDVTRRAIDVVQQLLDRLLEPLGGLEGRRTEVFSRELALLLNTPLDTPQDVPIKEE; the protein is encoded by the coding sequence ATGAGCGCAGCATCCGAGGGTTCGACGCCCGGCTTCCTGGTCTGGCGACTGTCGATGAAGTGGCGGGTCGCCGTCGACCGGGCGGTGGCGCCGCTCGGGCTGACCCATGCGCAGTACTCACTGGTCGCCTCGCTGTACGGAATGCAGCGGTCCGGGCTGCGGCCCAGCCAGCGTCAGCTCGCCGACCACACCGGCCTCGAACCGCTCTATGTCTCGAAGCTGGCCCGCACCCTGGAGGCCGCCGGTCTGGTCGAGCGCCTCCCGGACCCCTCCGACACCCGGGCGGTCCAGCTGTCTCTCTCCGATCAGGGGCGCGATGTCACCCGCCGTGCGATCGACGTCGTCCAGCAGCTCCTCGACCGGCTCCTGGAGCCGTTGGGGGGCCTGGAGGGGCGGCGTACCGAAGTGTTCTCGCGCGAACTGGCGCTCTTGCTCAACACACCGCTCGACACACCCCAGGACGTACCGATCAAGGAGGAGTAG